From Paraflavitalea devenefica, the proteins below share one genomic window:
- a CDS encoding RagB/SusD family nutrient uptake outer membrane protein → MKKITFRSIITTILILSGTAMLLPGCRKDLLDQASTTQVLGIEFWQSESDAMVALMGAYAAARPCFDRDYYFDGQGEYVRARGTSTTNGNLRLGDAYNGGNYNPSGYGGSFDKMYRYLYGAIHRANYVIDNTKKMMESNIGNPQNLEVFIGEARLLRGLCYFKLISMWGDVPYFTKTVSSVAAEANAEMLKQVRIPIGQVKDSILGDITYAFEKLPAKAAALGRFTKPAALALRGKVQLYWASWKKNGWPELDGFTQDISAANAAYAAAAADFKSVIDNYGLTLYQGGDPGLTSVTGSADTLPNYYHLFTPKANGNPEMIMVFTHGGTGSGQGEELMRDFAGRSHEGSQCWVSPRYELADRYQLLTTGDFGTKMVQMNPTTNPNARTTLNSAVNPATYGNKDYRLKATIQWDYEVSVGMVSLQSTGLCPFIYQTWGANITLNGIKYITYNTDGVNSGYVFRKFVRNYAGQGRSDGDFAWPVIRLADVYLMYAEATNEVSGPQTDAIDLVNKVRRRGNLPPLAAGKTDTKENFFSAIEQERIVELVGEGQRSFDIRRWRAIVRIWGGPGTAGVWRRDTWGADKDRYYQNASDRTYEQNYIFRIPPSERDLNPNLTQNAPWR, encoded by the coding sequence ATGAAAAAGATAACATTTCGATCTATAATAACGACCATACTTATACTATCCGGTACAGCGATGCTGTTGCCCGGCTGCCGGAAAGACCTGCTCGACCAGGCATCTACCACGCAGGTGCTGGGTATAGAATTCTGGCAATCAGAAAGTGATGCCATGGTGGCGCTGATGGGGGCCTATGCGGCTGCCCGTCCCTGTTTTGACCGTGATTATTATTTTGATGGGCAGGGTGAATATGTGCGCGCCCGGGGTACCAGCACTACCAACGGTAACTTAAGGCTGGGTGATGCGTATAATGGCGGCAACTATAATCCCTCCGGTTATGGCGGCAGCTTTGACAAAATGTACCGTTACCTGTATGGCGCTATCCACCGTGCCAACTATGTGATTGATAATACTAAAAAGATGATGGAGTCGAATATTGGCAACCCGCAAAACCTGGAGGTGTTCATTGGTGAAGCCCGCCTGCTGCGTGGCCTGTGCTATTTCAAACTCATCAGCATGTGGGGCGATGTTCCCTACTTTACCAAAACGGTGAGCAGTGTAGCGGCAGAAGCGAACGCGGAAATGCTGAAACAGGTAAGGATACCTATCGGGCAGGTGAAAGATTCTATCCTCGGCGATATTACCTACGCTTTTGAAAAACTGCCGGCCAAAGCCGCCGCACTGGGCCGTTTTACCAAACCTGCTGCACTGGCGCTGCGGGGTAAAGTACAATTGTACTGGGCTTCCTGGAAAAAGAATGGCTGGCCCGAACTGGATGGCTTTACGCAGGATATATCGGCTGCCAATGCCGCTTATGCCGCTGCTGCCGCCGATTTCAAATCGGTGATCGATAATTACGGGCTCACTTTATACCAGGGTGGAGATCCCGGCCTGACCAGCGTCACAGGAAGTGCTGATACGCTGCCCAATTACTACCACCTGTTTACCCCCAAGGCCAATGGTAATCCTGAAATGATCATGGTATTTACCCATGGCGGCACGGGTTCAGGACAGGGCGAAGAGCTGATGCGCGATTTTGCCGGCCGCTCACATGAAGGATCGCAATGCTGGGTATCGCCCCGTTATGAACTGGCCGACAGGTACCAGTTGCTGACCACGGGTGATTTTGGCACCAAGATGGTCCAGATGAACCCTACTACCAATCCCAATGCCAGGACTACCCTGAACTCAGCCGTGAACCCGGCCACTTATGGTAACAAGGATTACCGGCTGAAGGCTACCATTCAGTGGGATTATGAAGTGAGTGTGGGCATGGTATCGCTGCAATCAACCGGCTTGTGTCCGTTTATTTATCAGACCTGGGGCGCCAATATTACGCTGAATGGCATAAAATATATTACCTACAATACAGATGGTGTAAACTCTGGTTACGTGTTCCGCAAGTTTGTACGCAACTATGCAGGGCAGGGACGTAGCGATGGTGATTTTGCCTGGCCGGTAATACGCCTGGCCGATGTGTACCTGATGTATGCCGAAGCTACCAATGAAGTGAGCGGCCCGCAGACCGATGCCATTGACTTAGTGAATAAGGTGCGTCGTCGCGGCAACCTGCCGCCGTTGGCTGCGGGAAAAACCGATACCAAAGAAAATTTCTTCAGCGCCATTGAACAGGAGCGCATCGTAGAACTGGTAGGCGAGGGGCAGCGTTCTTTTGATATCCGGCGCTGGAGAGCCATTGTAAGAATATGGGGCGGACCGGGAACAGCAGGTGTATGGCGCCGTGATACCTGGGGTGCTGACAAGGACCGGTATTACCAGAATGCTTCCGACAGGACCTACGAGCAGAATTATATTTTCAGGATACCTCCTTCTGAGCGTGACCTGAATCCTAACCTCACCCAGAATGCTCCATGGAGATAA
- a CDS encoding DUF5018 domain-containing protein, which translates to MRKHINITGALLLMAFVWTACKKDNPIDEDGLLITSRAECYVSSFELLGTDFVTVRTKTATIDTTAKTVSVTVMFGTDLKNLYPQFTLAQDCKLDPKITGRTDFSDLANPREYTVVSGNRQVRKTYKVLITVQPR; encoded by the coding sequence ATGAGAAAACATATCAATATAACAGGCGCGCTTTTACTGATGGCTTTTGTGTGGACAGCGTGTAAGAAAGATAATCCGATAGATGAGGATGGCTTATTGATCACCAGCCGGGCTGAATGTTATGTCAGCAGTTTTGAATTGCTGGGAACTGATTTTGTAACCGTAAGAACAAAGACGGCCACCATTGATACAACAGCGAAAACTGTTTCGGTAACCGTGATGTTTGGAACAGACCTGAAGAACCTGTATCCACAATTTACCCTGGCGCAGGATTGTAAACTGGATCCAAAAATAACAGGAAGAACAGATTTTTCAGATCTGGCCAATCCGCGGGAATACACGGTGGTCTCCGGCAATCGCCAGGTCAGGAAAACCTATAAAGTATTGATCACTGTTCAACCGCGTTAA
- a CDS encoding DUF4466 family protein, with the protein MKRNPIYIYPLSLLACLLLVMTSCEKKDYVLPTAKDVLQNDAIKRTLGPNIVNDTIEFVYAMGILPSKGKLVSAEVEASIAGATGTFLEHRSYYTNTSGVDVPVEIGNPSVNDKTKTTVTFTKDTSAAALRYTYIVPEEARGKTVSFTFTARSSNGETVNYKLGPYNVSKMDIKHRLTVSNANNAYISIEDMAVYNDAGAAANANKIDLVYLYRTYTTSTFTHALVAPAADPQYLPDITLPAGVNRNTKIQRAFNLQDYDLAFLQFGIYIDDRDFQELDLTNAPNYAINLKAEAGIWVETADKKYRAYVYVNSINNGAKSAVISIKRYAL; encoded by the coding sequence ATGAAACGTAATCCGATCTATATATATCCTCTTTCGCTACTGGCATGCCTGTTGTTGGTAATGACCAGTTGCGAGAAAAAAGATTATGTCCTGCCCACCGCCAAGGATGTATTGCAGAATGATGCCATCAAGCGTACGCTAGGCCCCAATATTGTGAATGATACCATTGAGTTTGTATATGCTATGGGTATCCTGCCCTCCAAAGGCAAACTGGTATCGGCCGAAGTGGAAGCTTCTATAGCAGGCGCTACCGGTACCTTCCTGGAACACCGGTCGTACTATACCAATACCAGTGGTGTGGATGTACCTGTAGAGATAGGTAATCCTTCTGTGAATGATAAGACCAAAACGACTGTTACGTTTACCAAGGATACTTCCGCTGCCGCGTTGCGTTATACCTATATTGTGCCGGAGGAAGCACGCGGTAAAACGGTTTCTTTTACCTTCACTGCCCGCAGCAGCAATGGCGAAACGGTTAATTACAAGCTGGGACCTTACAATGTTTCCAAAATGGACATCAAGCACCGGCTTACCGTATCCAATGCCAACAACGCGTATATTTCCATTGAAGATATGGCGGTGTATAATGATGCAGGCGCTGCTGCCAATGCCAATAAAATTGACCTGGTATACCTGTACCGCACGTACACCACCAGCACCTTCACCCATGCGTTGGTAGCGCCCGCGGCCGATCCGCAATACCTGCCGGATATTACCTTGCCTGCCGGCGTTAACAGGAATACCAAAATTCAGCGGGCATTTAACCTGCAGGATTATGACCTGGCATTCCTGCAATTTGGTATTTATATTGATGACAGGGACTTCCAGGAACTTGATCTTACCAATGCACCCAACTATGCCATTAACCTGAAGGCCGAAGCTGGTATATGGGTGGAAACAGCCGATAAGAAGTATCGTGCGTATGTGTATGTCAACTCCATCAACAATGGCGCTAAAAGCGCTGTGATCAGTATCAAGCGTTATGCGCTGTAA
- a CDS encoding T9SS type B sorting domain-containing protein has product MKRKLMRHLLLCSMLLAVTAATLPVLAQSQACPVNINFATGDLTNWSASTGLVNRASQSYPFPNTGVTTIPEYNISMTGIQVNTSSSADPFGGFPSIPTINGHAYGYSIKLGSTATSYDLGAGNNPGGFTRAVTYTIQVPAGPVSEPYTMTYAYALVLENGTHNSNEQPLFKATLNTPDSIITCASPGYYLPTFNDAGQGGGGGGGGGGSSTGATLDSAAALAQGFTNSPVPFYSHSGQGGEGRWLYDVWTKGWTEVTFDLSAYRGKQVTLTFEADNCNPGAHFAYAYVALRNSCAGLEISGPQMACTNSTFTYSIPALANATYSWTVPAGWTINSGANSHAITVTAGPGSGDIIAHEVNGCADLRDTIKVSSKPPTVPGAVTGDSRVCTGANNTLLTLGGQNGDVLNWLSSTDGITWTPVANTSLSYTAQNLTATTQFAVVVQNGNTCRADTSTSALVTVDPKSVGGILSPANTSFCTGQTADNLLTLSGYTGSVVNWQRSANGSNWNSFIPTYTQAAYAAGGLTADAYFRTIVKSGVCEADTSATATIRYVNVPFPAATYDPDQASICYGDSLRLNAPITIGTSYTWRPVATLSNLGDGRITSLPLTLQALAKPLSTTNYVLTVLNAGCPNALNDTFKIQVAPPIIVSAGNDTSIVFGQPLQLQATVNVETANIFTWTPATGLNYTNIPNPVAILGQNAQSIEYTVKAANAAGCYGTDAIKVKLFRTLPDIFVPNAFSPNGDRRNDVVYPVCVGITRLDYFRIYNRWGQLIFSTTTINKGWDGTLGGVQQSSGTFVYMVQGVDITGRVITKKGALQLVR; this is encoded by the coding sequence ATGAAACGTAAACTGATGAGGCATTTATTGTTGTGTAGTATGCTGTTAGCGGTAACAGCGGCAACGCTGCCCGTACTGGCCCAATCCCAGGCTTGCCCTGTGAATATTAATTTTGCCACCGGCGATCTTACCAATTGGTCTGCCAGCACCGGCCTGGTAAACAGGGCTTCCCAAAGCTACCCGTTTCCTAATACCGGCGTGACCACGATTCCCGAATACAATATTTCCATGACCGGCATCCAGGTCAATACCAGTTCATCTGCTGATCCGTTTGGCGGTTTTCCCTCCATTCCCACGATCAATGGTCATGCTTATGGCTATTCCATCAAGCTGGGGTCTACTGCTACTTCCTACGACCTGGGCGCCGGCAATAATCCCGGTGGCTTTACGCGCGCTGTTACTTATACGATCCAGGTACCTGCCGGCCCTGTTTCGGAACCTTATACGATGACCTATGCGTATGCCCTGGTGCTGGAAAACGGTACCCACAATTCCAATGAACAACCTTTGTTCAAGGCTACGCTGAACACACCCGACAGCATTATTACCTGTGCTTCGCCCGGATATTACCTGCCCACTTTCAATGATGCCGGTCAAGGCGGTGGCGGCGGCGGGGGAGGAGGAGGCAGTTCCACCGGCGCTACGCTGGACTCGGCTGCTGCCCTGGCGCAGGGCTTTACCAACAGTCCGGTACCGTTCTATTCGCATTCCGGGCAAGGGGGCGAGGGCAGGTGGCTATATGATGTATGGACGAAGGGCTGGACAGAAGTGACCTTTGATCTGTCGGCCTACCGGGGCAAACAGGTCACCCTTACTTTCGAGGCCGATAATTGCAATCCGGGGGCGCATTTTGCTTATGCCTATGTGGCGCTCCGCAACAGTTGTGCAGGACTGGAGATCAGCGGTCCGCAAATGGCCTGTACCAACAGCACCTTTACCTATTCCATACCGGCGCTGGCCAATGCCACGTATAGCTGGACGGTGCCAGCCGGCTGGACGATCAATTCCGGCGCCAACAGCCATGCCATTACCGTGACAGCAGGCCCTGGCAGCGGTGATATTATTGCGCATGAAGTAAATGGCTGTGCCGATCTGCGTGATACCATAAAGGTTTCCAGCAAGCCGCCTACGGTGCCCGGTGCGGTGACCGGCGATAGCAGGGTATGTACCGGTGCCAACAATACGCTGCTCACACTGGGCGGGCAAAACGGGGATGTGCTGAACTGGTTATCATCTACTGACGGTATTACCTGGACGCCTGTAGCCAATACATCACTTTCTTACACTGCACAAAATCTTACTGCCACTACACAATTTGCCGTGGTGGTGCAGAATGGCAATACCTGCCGTGCCGATACCAGCACCAGCGCCCTGGTAACGGTTGACCCCAAAAGCGTTGGGGGCATTCTTAGCCCAGCCAACACCAGTTTTTGTACCGGGCAAACGGCGGATAATTTGCTCACCTTGAGCGGCTACACGGGCAGTGTAGTGAACTGGCAACGATCGGCCAATGGCAGCAACTGGAACAGTTTTATACCGACGTATACTCAGGCAGCTTATGCTGCGGGCGGACTTACGGCGGATGCTTATTTCCGCACCATTGTGAAAAGCGGTGTTTGTGAAGCCGATACCAGTGCGACGGCAACCATCCGGTATGTAAACGTGCCGTTTCCGGCCGCCACTTACGACCCGGACCAGGCTTCCATTTGCTATGGTGATTCCCTGCGGCTGAATGCTCCCATTACAATAGGCACCAGTTATACCTGGCGACCTGTTGCGACGCTGAGCAACCTGGGCGACGGCCGCATTACCAGCCTGCCGCTGACATTGCAGGCATTGGCCAAACCTTTATCCACTACCAATTATGTACTGACGGTATTGAATGCCGGTTGTCCCAATGCGCTCAACGATACCTTTAAAATACAAGTGGCTCCTCCCATTATTGTATCGGCGGGCAATGATACATCGATCGTATTTGGTCAGCCATTGCAACTACAGGCCACCGTAAATGTGGAGACGGCCAATATTTTTACCTGGACACCTGCTACCGGACTTAACTACACGAATATTCCTAACCCGGTGGCCATACTGGGTCAAAATGCGCAATCCATTGAATACACGGTGAAGGCTGCCAATGCCGCCGGCTGTTACGGTACAGATGCCATCAAGGTAAAATTGTTCCGTACGCTTCCCGATATTTTTGTACCCAATGCTTTTTCGCCCAACGGCGATCGAAGAAATGACGTCGTTTACCCGGTTTGTGTGGGCATAACAAGGCTGGATTACTTCAGGATATATAACCGCTGGGGGCAACTGATCTTCAGCACCACTACCATTAATAAAGGTTGGGACGGCACCCTGGGAGGCGTGCAGCAATCATCGGGCACCTTTGTATACATGGTGCAGGGTGTAGACATTACAGGCCGGGTGATCACCAAAAAGGGAGCGCTGCAACTGGTCCGCTGA
- a CDS encoding sialate O-acetylesterase — protein sequence MFPQYLQAQAPADSNFHLYLLIGQSNMAGRGPLDAASKQNDPRILMLDSLHHWVQATDPVHFDKPAFVGVGPAISFAQTMLNGNPAIRIGLIPCAWGGSPVNVWEPSAIYLKVAHPYDDAIRRTQIAMQQGVLKGILWHQGESDNDSTHAKVYLEKLTALIQRLRADLQQPYLPFVAGEIGHFNKTTLINPVINQLPQRVSGTAVVSAKDLTDKGDKLHFDTPSARELGKRYAAAMQLLQQTKK from the coding sequence ATGTTCCCACAATACCTACAAGCGCAAGCCCCGGCCGACAGCAATTTCCACCTTTACCTGCTCATTGGCCAGTCCAATATGGCAGGGAGGGGACCACTCGACGCAGCAAGTAAACAGAACGATCCACGCATCCTCATGCTGGACTCTCTCCATCATTGGGTACAGGCCACCGATCCGGTTCATTTCGATAAGCCCGCCTTTGTAGGAGTTGGTCCGGCCATCAGCTTTGCCCAAACGATGCTAAACGGTAATCCTGCGATCAGGATTGGATTGATCCCCTGTGCATGGGGAGGTTCACCGGTTAACGTATGGGAACCAAGCGCCATCTACCTGAAAGTGGCCCACCCTTACGACGATGCCATCCGTCGCACACAGATTGCCATGCAGCAAGGGGTATTGAAAGGGATACTGTGGCATCAGGGAGAGTCGGACAACGACTCCACACATGCCAAGGTTTATCTTGAAAAGCTAACTGCGCTCATCCAACGCTTGCGTGCGGACCTTCAACAGCCTTACCTTCCCTTCGTGGCCGGAGAGATTGGACACTTCAATAAGACCACCCTGATCAATCCTGTGATCAATCAGTTGCCACAGCGGGTGTCCGGCACAGCAGTTGTTTCGGCAAAGGACCTCACCGATAAAGGCGACAAACTTCATTTTGATACACCCTCGGCAAGAGAGCTGGGAAAACGTTATGCCGCAGCCATGCAGCTATTGCAGCAAACTAAAAAATAA